One part of the Malus sylvestris chromosome 2, drMalSylv7.2, whole genome shotgun sequence genome encodes these proteins:
- the LOC126582623 gene encoding gibberellin 3-beta-dioxygenase 1-like, which translates to MSSGKLSDAFKSHPIFLHKQQPDDFSSLQELPKSYAWTSQLNEYPSFESLSCSESVPVIDLTDPNVVELVGHSCKTWGMFQATNHGVPQKLVDDMESTVRSLFSLPPQQKLKAARLPDGFSGYGFHRISAFCEKLMWSESFTTVGSPLEHFRQLWPQDYTKFCCIAEEYEREMIRLAARLMWLMLGSLGISKEDIKWAGPRGEFEDASAVLQFNSYPACPDPDRTIGLAQHTDSSLISIVHQSSNASGLQVFRQGEEEGRGWLMVPPVPGAFVINVGDFMHMLSNGLYQNVFHRAVVNRSQHRVSVACLYGPPENAQVSPLSKLLGPSCPPLYPPLTWNEYLGTKAKLHNKALESLRLCAPPN; encoded by the exons ATGTCCAGTGGAAAACTCTCAGATGCATTCAAATCCCACCCTATCTTTCTCCACAAGCAACAGCCAGACGACTTCAGCTCATTGCAGGAATTGCCGAAGTCGTATGCATGGACGTCACAGCTGAAcgaatatccgtctttcgaatCATTATCTTGCTCAGAGTCTGTGCCGGTAATCGATCTCACCGACCCAAATGTCGTTGAACTCGTAGGACATTCATGCAAGACTTGGGGCATGTTCCAGGCCACAAACCATGGCGTCCCTCAAAAACTTGTTGACGACATGGAATCTACTGTTCGAAGCCTTTTCTCTCTGCCACCCCAACAAAAGCTCAAAGCAGCTCGATTGCCCGATGGCTTTTCCGGTTACGGTTTCCATCGCATATCTGCCTTTTGTGAAAAGCTAATGTGGTCTGAGAGCTTCACTACCGTTGGCTCACCACTTGAACATTTTCGCCAACTTTGGCCCCAAGATTACACCAAGTTCTG TTGTATTGCTGAAGAatatgagagagagatgatAAGGCTTGCGGCTAGGTTGATGTGGCTAATGCTTGGCTCATTAGGCATATCCAAGGAAGACATCAAATGGGCGGGTCCAAGAGGTGAGTTTGAAGATGCATCTGCAGTCTTACAATTCAACTCTTACCCAGCTTGTCCGGATCCGGATCGGACCATAGGTCTTGCCCAACATACCGATTCAAGCCTCATTTCAATCGTCCACCAAAGCAGTAACGCCAGTGGCTTGCAAGTTTTCCGACAGGGGGAGGAGGAGGGCCGTGGGTGGCTTATGGTTCCACCAGTCCCTGGGGCTTTCGTGATCAATGTGGGTGACTTCATGCACATGCTATCAAACGGATTGTACCAGAATGTCTTTCACCGGGCAGTGGTGAACCGAAGCCAGCACCGCGTATCAGTCGCTTGCTTATATGGTCCTCCGGAGAATGCTCAGGTCTCACCCCTCTCAAAATTACTTGGCCCGAGCTGTCCTCCGCTGTACCCGCCGCTCACTTGGAATGAGTACCTTGGAACCAAGGCAAAGCTTCACAACAAGGCACTTGAATCACTCCGACTCTGTGCTCCTCCGAATTAG
- the LOC126582554 gene encoding uncharacterized protein LOC126582554: MMQELSTIDDLPASNVELKPEKFEGGKDGGPSYHCDLYDTELVHKIAQVFIPGLATACVDNTSGDIFRTPGSVAADIRKEMVEYITQRSQNFVAESVILEDSTDAQVSDHPYDIISDFVDDFASSKRNLFGRVSGWLLSEKREDKIDDFVQEMEINGFWLIDKREAIAQTLLKNVDFKNEHHCNMKFNSPEALAEHASSCSFRSMTCTNEGCTTVFCASHMEKHDSICPFKIIPCEQNCSNTIMRRQMDRHCITVCPMKLVSCPFYAVGCQSPVPHCKVEQHRSDDLHSHLLFILQTIHKEASAEDLKKRVEQVEKASSSSQLAEARDVRSLTSAVKGIEEKLGPMEVTSKHPEDVESKLGPADLSSKNPYGPEAILGPTEETSKPAEDLEAKLQPQEVNRSAPEDVETKLGPKEVSSKPPEDRENKLGSKEMSSQPREDLETNQGPRDMSSKPREDFETNQGSKEVSSKPPEDPETKVGTKELSRKSPEDVEKKLAPKEVDNKPPKDPETKVGPKELSRKSPQDVEEKLAPKEVDSKPLEDHEAKTGTRDVDNESPKDTEAKREPKDVNKESPKDIEAKHGPKEVNNEPPKDIEAKVGSKEVSGKYLKYIEANVGCNEISSKHQKDLEAKLGLTEVSSKHKDGGESRETSTSENALEDAET, from the exons ATGATGCAG GAATTGTCTACCATTGATGATCTGCCTGCAAGTAACGTGGAACTCAAACCAGAAAAGTTTGAAGGCGGGAAGGATGGAGGTCCTTCGTACCATTGTGATCTTTACGACACAGAATTAGTTCACAAGATAGCTCAAGTGTTCATCCCTGGATTAGCTACAGCTTGTGTTGACAACACGTCTGGTGATATCTTCCGGACCCCTGGTTCGGTGGCTGCTGATATCAGAAAGGAAATGGTGGAGTATATTACTCAGAGAAGCCAAAATTTTGTGGCAGAATCTGTTATCTTGGAAGATAGCACAGATGCACAAGTATCTGATCATCCGTATGATATCATTTCTGATTTTGTCGATGACTTTGCAAGTTCCAAGAGAAATCTGTTTGGTCGGGTTTCAGGATGGCTGCTAAGTGAAAAAAGAGAAGATAAGATAGATGATTTTGTTCAAGAGATGGAAATAAACGGGTTTTGGTTGATTGATAAAAGAGAAGCTATAGCACAGACTCTGCTTAAAAATGTTGACTTTAAGAATGAACATCACTGCAACATGAAGTTTAACTCTCCAGAAGCGCTTGCTGAGCATGCTTCAAGCTGCAGTTTTAGGTCTATGACTTGCACAAATGAAGGGTGTACTACTGTATTTTGTGCAAGTCACATggagaaacatgattcaatttgCCCGTTCAAGATAATTCCATGTGAACAAAACTGCTCCAATACCATCATGAGACGCCAGATGGACAGACATTGTATTACTGTCTGTCCAATGAAGCTTGTTAGTTGTCCTTTCTATGCAGTGGGTTGTCAATCCCCTGTACCACATTGTAAAGTTGAGCAACATCGTTCAGATGatctccattctcacttgcttttcaTTCTTCAAACCATTCACAAGGAAGCGTCTGCAGAGGATCTAAAGAAACGAGTGGAGCAAGTAGAAAAG GCATCTTCATCCAGTCAATTAGCGGAAGCTCGAGATGTGAGGTCGTTAACATCTGCAGTCAAGGGTATTGAAGAGAAACTTGGTCCAATGGAAGTGACCAGCAAGCACCCAGAGGATGTTGAATCAAAGCTAGGGCCAGCAGATTTGAGCAGCAAAAATCCATATGGTCCTGAAGCAATATTAGGGCCAACGGAAGAGACCAGCAAACCCGCTGAGGATCTTGAAGCAAAACTTCAGCCACAGGAAGTGAACAGAAGTGCACCAGAGGATGTTGAAACAAAACTAGGGCCAAAGGAAGTGAGCAGCAAACCCCCAGAGGATCGTGAAAATAAACTAGGGTCAAAAGAAATGAGCAGCCAACCCCGAGAGGATCTTGAAACAAACCAAGGGCCAAGGGACATGAGCAGCAAACCCCGAGAAGATTTTGAAACAAACCAAGGGTCAAAGGAAGTGAGCAGCAAACCCCCAGAGGATCCTGAAACGAAGGTTGGGACAAAGGAACTGAGCAGAAAATCCCCAGAGGATGTTGAAAAAAAGCTGGCACCAAAGGAAGTGGACAACAAACCCCCCAAGGATCCTGAAACAAAGGTTGGGCCAAAGGAACTGAGCAGAAAATCCCCACAGGATGTTGAAGAAAAACTAGCGCCAAAGGAAGTGGACAGCAAGCCCCTAGAGGATCATGAAGCAAAAACCGGGACAAGGGATGTGGACAACGAATCCCCGAAGGATACTGAAGCAAAACGGGAGCCAAAGGATGTGAACAAAGAATCCCCCAAGGATATTGAAGCAAAACACGGACCAAAGGAAGTGAACAATGAACCCCCCAAGGATATTGAAGCAAAAGTAGGGTCAAAGGAAGTGAGTGGCAAATACTTGAAGTATATTGAAGCAAACGTAGGTTGTAATGAAATCAGCAGCAAACACCAGAAGGATCTTGAAGCAAAACTGGGGCTGACAGAAGTGAGCAGCAAACACAAGGATGGTGGAGAGAGTAGGGAAACCTCAACCTCTGAAAATGCCTTGGAGGATGCTGAAACATAA
- the LOC126582560 gene encoding uncharacterized protein LOC126582560 isoform X2, with product MLPHYNSFPRHSNQAHTTGISAPPPHQMQPQLGIRNPQIPVQFSNSNSMIAQPNFMNLPNNLLPMQNNHLGMPQFGSVGPTSQPGQPNVGFFGSQSNGQGMNSVGQFCNLVQQVNQLMSSQVPGQIFGHNMLNLQQQMNPNMGLPYGQFCLPNSMQNMNQFVPMQMQNPSQVRPNYAFQGSNQAPRATMSQNVPLFANNQANLHSNQAGQQANQNQQNLGLPPMQGTQGNNTNSNGGYNSNSNWKQSPSRNFTKNPKNHQGGFQNPQSHHMKNAKGKFTFRNGHKGKGLRNESEGKFALANSSNQGKQGKRSLSLSYTEQEIERWREERRKHYPSKSNIEKKINEKMINSEIIEREANIRREQLKEILTKQAELGVEVAEVPSYYLADSNQGHVKEDNESLTKKGRLANKFGKREKYDRKDRFSKRQRSHQKGSSNNPSFNKMEPNKREPTLLQKLLSADIRRDRSHLLQAFRFMVTNSFFKDCPDKPLKFPTVAVKESSGEEEVAEKLSSLAEKDALKGSDKSMVGRVYNNHSGNNNDVGNHDDSGDEDDGEGEGTETPGEEEEEIIN from the exons ATGTTACCTCACTACAATTCCTTTCCTCGCCATTCCAACCAAGCTCACACGACCGGTATCTCGGCTCCACCTCCTCACCAG ATGCAACCTCAATTGGGTATCAGGAATCCCCAAATTCCAGTCCAATTTAGTAATTCCAATTCCATGATAGCTCAACCCAATTTCATGAATCTACCAAACAACCTTCTTCCTATGCAAAATAACCATCTGGGTATGCCTCAGTTCGGTTCCGTTGGCCCTACATCTCAGCCGGGTCAGCCGAATGTTGGGTTTTTTGGTTCGCAAAGTAACGGGCAAGGTATGAACTCGGTTGGGCAATTTTGCAATTTGGTGCAGCAAGTGAATCAATTGATGTCTTCTCAAGTGCCTGGGCAGATATTTGGGCATAACATGTTAAATTTACAGCAACAGATGAACCCGAATATGGGTTTGCCGTATGGGCAGTTTTGTTTGCCGAATTCCATGCAAAACATGAATCAATTTGTGCCAATGCAAATGCAAAATCCATCGCAAGTCCGTCCTAATTATGCTTTCCAGGGATCAAATCAAGCACCTCGGGCCACAATGTCTCAAAATGTCCCATTGTTTGCAAATAACCAGGCTAATCTGCATTCTAATCAGGCAGGCCAGCAAGCTAACCAGAATCAGCAAAACTTGGGTCTACCTCCAATGCAAGGGACACAG GGAAATAATACAAACAGTAATGGTGGTTACAATTCAAATTCCAATTGGAAACAATCACCAAGCAGAAACTTTACAAAAAATCCGAAGAATCACCAAGGGGG ATTTCAGAATCCGCAGTCACATCATATGAAAAATGCAAAGGGAAAGTTCACTTTTCGTAATGGGCACAAAGGAAAAG GGTTAAGAAATGAGAGCGAAGGAAAGTTTGCTCTGGCCAACTCTTCAAACCAGGGCAAGCAAGGGAAAAG ATCTCTTTCCTTGTCATATACGGAACAAGAGATTGAGCGGTGGCGTGAGGAACGTAGGAAGCACTACCCATCAAAATCCAACATAGAGAAG AAGATAAATGAAAAGATGATAAATTCAGAGATCATTGAAAGAGAGGCCAACATTCGACGAGAG CAACTCAAAGAAATTCTTACAAAGCAGGCTGAGTTGGGAGTTGAAGTTGCCGAAGTACCATCATACTACCTCGCAGATTCTAATCAAGGGCATGTAAAAGAAGATAATGAATCATTGACCAAGAAGGGGAGATTGGCAAACAAGTTTGGTAAGAGAGAAAAATATGATAGAAAGGATCGGTTTTCCAAGAGGCAAAGATCACATCAAAAGGGTTCGTCTAATAACCCTTCTTTCAACAAGATGGAgccaaacaaaagggagccaaCCTTGCTGCAGAAGCTTCTTAGTGCAGATATTAGGAGAGACAGAAGCCACCTGCTGCAGGCGTTTAGGTTCATGGTGACAAACTCTTTCTTCAAAGATTGCCCAGACAAACCTTTGAAATTTCCTACTGTAGCAGTTAAAGAAAGCTCGGGTGAGGAAGAGGTGGCTGAAAAGTTGTCCTCACTTGCGGAGAAAGATGCTTTAAAGGGAAGCGATAAATCCATGGTTGGAAGAGTTTATAACAATCATTCTGGAAATAACAACGATGTCGGGAATCATGATGATAGCGGTGATGAAGATGATGGTGAAGGAGAGGGAACAGAGACACCTggggaggaagaggaagaaatcATAAACTAG
- the LOC126582582 gene encoding vacuolar protein sorting-associated protein 36-like, which yields MAGNCLQAVELTTSGRPVLLPTEIECSLLSAVDLECDDLPNFPHLKSGLLILTTHRLLWLPDSTTTIPTASSSASAIPLAAITHIFAAKKSIKSMFHSPRLRFQLSVSPEGRVPDSGLGSRSVVVTVVVRGKGDLDAFLSKFWESWRGRAWENGDEQGSSDAVSVSGSASSSGLYTREGTVRMVGVSGILRKEQEMWESTDKSLQDAFQDLNALMSKAKEMVMLAEKMRQKLLSGSQPNDEELGSKQEMQDWMLSVGIISPVTKESAGAQYHQQLSRQLADFVRLPLERAGGMMNLIDIYCLFNRARGTELISPEDLLQACSLWEKFDVPVMLRKFDSGVMVIQNKSHSDEEVFARIKTLVTKPDALRNGISASDAAITLGIAPGMAKEHLLTAESKGLLCRDISPDGFRFYINLFPEIDPNDLYLVKDYGIYHTWLRAASASG from the exons ATGGCCGGAAATTGCCTGCAAGCGGTGGAGCTTACTACGAGCGGCCGCCCAGTCCTCCTCCCAACTGAGATCGAATGTTCCCTCCTCTCCGCCGTAGACCTCGAATGCGACGACCTCCCCAATTTCCCTCACCTCAAATCGGGTCTCCTCATTCTCACCACCCACCGCCTCTTATGGCTTCCGGACTCCACCACCACAATACCCACCGCCTCTTCTTCAGCCTCCGCCATCCCTCTCGCCGCCATCACCCACATCTTCGCCGCCAAAAAGTCAATCAAGTCCATGTTCCACTCGCCCCGGCTCAGATTCCAGCTCTCGGTTTCGCCGGAAGGCCGGGTTCCGGATTCCGGTTTGGGTTCGAGGTCGGTGGTTGTGACGGTGGTGGTGAGGGGGAAGGGCGATTTGGACGCGTTTTTGAGCAAATTTTGGGAGAGCTGGCGGGGTAGAGCCTGGGAGAATGGGGATGAGCAGGGCAGCTCCGATGCTGTTTCGGTTTCGGGTTCAGCGTCCAGTTCCGGGTTGTATACGAGGGAAGGGACGGTGAGGATGGTTGGAGTTTCGGGGATATTGAGGAAAGAGCAGGAGATGTGGGAGAGTACTGATAAGAGCTTGCAGGACGCTTTCCAGGACTTGAATGCTCTCATG AGTAAGGCTAAAGAGATGGTGATGCTAGCAGAAAAAATGAGGCAGAAGCTTTTATCGGGCTCGCAGCCAAATGATGAGGAATTGGGTTCCAAACAAGAGATGCAAGATTGGATGCTCAGTGTTGGTATTATATCGCCCGTTACTAAGGAGTCTGCGGGTGCTCAGTATCACCAACAATTGTCCCGTCAG TTAGCAGATTTTGTCAGACTTCCACTTGAGAGAGCTGGAGGGATGATGAATCTTATAGACATCTACTGTCTCTTCAATCGTGCTCGAGGCACAG AACTGATATCGCCAGAGGATTTGCTGCAAGCGTGTTCTCTCTGGGAGAAGTTTGACGT CCCAGTAATGCTTCGAAAGTTTGATAGTGGAGTCATGGTTATCCAGAATAAGTCCCACAGTGACGAAGAG GTTTTTGCTAGAATCAAGACCCTTGTAACAAAGCCTGATGCTCTTCGAAATGGGATAAGTGCTAGTGATGCTGCAATTACATTAGGTATTGCACCAGGCATGGCCAAGGAGCATCTTCTTACTGCTGAAAGCAAAG GTTTGCTATGCAGAGATATAAGCCCTGATGGCTTTCGCTTTTATATCAACCTGTTTCCCGAAATCGATCCAAATGACTTGTACCT AGTGAAAGACTATGGAATCTATCACACATGGTTGAGGGCAGCGTCTGCTTCTGGATGA
- the LOC126582560 gene encoding uncharacterized protein LOC126582560 isoform X1 — protein sequence MLPHYNSFPRHSNQAHTTGISAPPPHQMQPQLGIRNPQIPVQFSNSNSMIAQPNFMNLPNNLLPMQNNHLGMPQFGSVGPTSQPGQPNVGFFGSQSNGQGMNSVGQFCNLVQQVNQLMSSQVPGQIFGHNMLNLQQQMNPNMGLPYGQFCLPNSMQNMNQFVPMQMQNPSQVRPNYAFQGSNQAPRATMSQNVPLFANNQANLHSNQAGQQANQNQQNLGLPPMQGTQLLQGNNTNSNGGYNSNSNWKQSPSRNFTKNPKNHQGGFQNPQSHHMKNAKGKFTFRNGHKGKGLRNESEGKFALANSSNQGKQGKRSLSLSYTEQEIERWREERRKHYPSKSNIEKKINEKMINSEIIEREANIRREQLKEILTKQAELGVEVAEVPSYYLADSNQGHVKEDNESLTKKGRLANKFGKREKYDRKDRFSKRQRSHQKGSSNNPSFNKMEPNKREPTLLQKLLSADIRRDRSHLLQAFRFMVTNSFFKDCPDKPLKFPTVAVKESSGEEEVAEKLSSLAEKDALKGSDKSMVGRVYNNHSGNNNDVGNHDDSGDEDDGEGEGTETPGEEEEEIIN from the exons ATGTTACCTCACTACAATTCCTTTCCTCGCCATTCCAACCAAGCTCACACGACCGGTATCTCGGCTCCACCTCCTCACCAG ATGCAACCTCAATTGGGTATCAGGAATCCCCAAATTCCAGTCCAATTTAGTAATTCCAATTCCATGATAGCTCAACCCAATTTCATGAATCTACCAAACAACCTTCTTCCTATGCAAAATAACCATCTGGGTATGCCTCAGTTCGGTTCCGTTGGCCCTACATCTCAGCCGGGTCAGCCGAATGTTGGGTTTTTTGGTTCGCAAAGTAACGGGCAAGGTATGAACTCGGTTGGGCAATTTTGCAATTTGGTGCAGCAAGTGAATCAATTGATGTCTTCTCAAGTGCCTGGGCAGATATTTGGGCATAACATGTTAAATTTACAGCAACAGATGAACCCGAATATGGGTTTGCCGTATGGGCAGTTTTGTTTGCCGAATTCCATGCAAAACATGAATCAATTTGTGCCAATGCAAATGCAAAATCCATCGCAAGTCCGTCCTAATTATGCTTTCCAGGGATCAAATCAAGCACCTCGGGCCACAATGTCTCAAAATGTCCCATTGTTTGCAAATAACCAGGCTAATCTGCATTCTAATCAGGCAGGCCAGCAAGCTAACCAGAATCAGCAAAACTTGGGTCTACCTCCAATGCAAGGGACACAG CTTCTGCAGGGAAATAATACAAACAGTAATGGTGGTTACAATTCAAATTCCAATTGGAAACAATCACCAAGCAGAAACTTTACAAAAAATCCGAAGAATCACCAAGGGGG ATTTCAGAATCCGCAGTCACATCATATGAAAAATGCAAAGGGAAAGTTCACTTTTCGTAATGGGCACAAAGGAAAAG GGTTAAGAAATGAGAGCGAAGGAAAGTTTGCTCTGGCCAACTCTTCAAACCAGGGCAAGCAAGGGAAAAG ATCTCTTTCCTTGTCATATACGGAACAAGAGATTGAGCGGTGGCGTGAGGAACGTAGGAAGCACTACCCATCAAAATCCAACATAGAGAAG AAGATAAATGAAAAGATGATAAATTCAGAGATCATTGAAAGAGAGGCCAACATTCGACGAGAG CAACTCAAAGAAATTCTTACAAAGCAGGCTGAGTTGGGAGTTGAAGTTGCCGAAGTACCATCATACTACCTCGCAGATTCTAATCAAGGGCATGTAAAAGAAGATAATGAATCATTGACCAAGAAGGGGAGATTGGCAAACAAGTTTGGTAAGAGAGAAAAATATGATAGAAAGGATCGGTTTTCCAAGAGGCAAAGATCACATCAAAAGGGTTCGTCTAATAACCCTTCTTTCAACAAGATGGAgccaaacaaaagggagccaaCCTTGCTGCAGAAGCTTCTTAGTGCAGATATTAGGAGAGACAGAAGCCACCTGCTGCAGGCGTTTAGGTTCATGGTGACAAACTCTTTCTTCAAAGATTGCCCAGACAAACCTTTGAAATTTCCTACTGTAGCAGTTAAAGAAAGCTCGGGTGAGGAAGAGGTGGCTGAAAAGTTGTCCTCACTTGCGGAGAAAGATGCTTTAAAGGGAAGCGATAAATCCATGGTTGGAAGAGTTTATAACAATCATTCTGGAAATAACAACGATGTCGGGAATCATGATGATAGCGGTGATGAAGATGATGGTGAAGGAGAGGGAACAGAGACACCTggggaggaagaggaagaaatcATAAACTAG